Within Pseudomonadota bacterium, the genomic segment TTTCGTGCTCATCAATTGGGGGTACCATAAAGGCTATGACGCACTTTGCTAATCAGTTCATGATCGCCATGCCGGGACTTCAGGATCCTGGGTTTTCGCGCACGGTGAGCATTATTTGCGAACACAACGAACAGGGCGCGCTGGGGCTTGTGCTCAACCGGCCGAGCGATATCAATGTCGGAGAGCTGTTGGCGCAAATGGATCTGACCACGGCCAATGACCAACTGGCTGCGCAAGCGGTGCTCCATGGCGGCCCAGTTTCACGGGATCGCGGCTTTGTTCTGCACGAGGAACGCGGCCCATGGGAATCGACCATGAGCGTGTCACCCGATCTTCAGCTCACCACCTC encodes:
- a CDS encoding YqgE/AlgH family protein; this translates as MKAMTHFANQFMIAMPGLQDPGFSRTVSIICEHNEQGALGLVLNRPSDINVGELLAQMDLTTANDQLAAQAVLHGGPVSRDRGFVLHEERGPWESTMSVSPDLQLTTSRDILEAMANGEGPTRAVMTVGYAGWSAGQLEEEMTANSWLSADYSSDILFNTPVEQRWSAATALLGIDPHQITGEAGHA